From Cheilinus undulatus linkage group 17, ASM1832078v1, whole genome shotgun sequence, one genomic window encodes:
- the stbd1 gene encoding uncharacterized protein stbd1, with translation MSLKNGNTVAVERRMDLASLFCMIGRHGPAVAVAVIAMVSVLAGFIIYRTVKGKRRKATADSDDKTPGAERDASVQPSPEELHPPVEATDLSDDGSLDLKEDDDLTQNDNTIRRRSAAAAAAPAEKAPSPYYPPMMKDIQVPENQYTSSDDTVGMAFVEHSYRVAETCAEEASQSLLSGADTEAEMVVEDSVYCYHITTNDITEDVMEEVHDIKSCLKEPDENHDEEEKVMKEEFQEAEGAIIDRDSSDRKTKQEGKTSHISENVDVKGVSVNEFPGERNRMGSSLEEPVIYLEDAPVPCICNINDEELVEENIDSVVFSNTGSFHLSTEEEKKAECEVAEEECKDYWLITQQAVIHSSTSEQDINLPSTKQDQSDHATDEVVPLIQDHVEMSKEVSGKEQVNKLTAIDTDMPQLNENEGEIEQKKRNGFTCSQEDVVLDDSDDKMKGNRLENDDIAAHIEECETLIVENNPDLCCLSAHIKAETKNDGLSGVITDAKTDIDTEDKTLRIDTEDKATDSTILGSQMPSHDAGSEPENTENDTTVLLEEKCTDLVCESDVPSCPEDQQSIQKIQNEDIDKAGENINFSITAEEVTPPHVSSCYREQKTVEKIDHDFESVAAIADALVSITAAEETPFPQLICQDQQSDQMDSPNLDVTEVTFASDTAVCNNVCPNALLIAQEMTSSDMLSSPQDQQNDHGKNSETFDEVEVAAASDAPACNASLIEPFIAVEKPHPDSMPPNQNRLVIDLENTETPDETRATSVSDTFACDKASIASTTISEETSHEDMMSVCQDGLSYSVKDNDFPGMTTGVAPVAVDISSPMCPIYLPSFEQSELCDNDLSSPGLGKESGISSMAVSPDLQDASNAFDVTVENIVVPVRDCDLLFSAPTESRYSLFATDVAVSYSNENKAAMIFGPYPSHPPKPSHSDVEDWINSESFAANEDMFGHEIEDRYHREMDQFMAQIVDSVTCLADELKEETEKKAVEVVRIIEKKAEVGVEKKGESKEEEDEAVDFEKTDISIMEATMDNNEWITDSNYPVLPWMNLSAPTIAQDHTKQNKMSTEESSAETENTCLDTTDVPPATEVKQSCTLSPADENSENYKKVLAVQPMPQSVNVTFRVHYFPQSPYQTVAVTGNQQELGNWKEFIPLERAKDGHWAVLVSLPAESHVEWKFVLLDKGEVCRWEECGNRLLETGSGDDLLVHKWWGFL, from the exons ATGTCACTGAAAAACGGCAACACGGTAGCCGTGGAGAGACGCATGGATCTAGCATCTCTGTTCTGCATGATCGGGCGGCACGGTCCCGCCGTTGCCGTTGCTGTCATAGCGATGGTGTCCGTGCTGGCGGGTTTCATCATTTACAGGACCGTGAAGGGGAAGCGGAGGAAGGCCACAGCCGACAGTGATGACAAGACCCCCGGAGCTGAGAGAGACGCATCGGTCCAGCCGAGCCCAGAGGAATTACACCCCCCTGTAGAGGCAACAG ACCTGAGTGATGACGGCTCATTGGATTTGAAGGAGGATGATGATCTGACTCAAAATGATAACACAATAAGGCGtcgctctgctgctgctgctgctgctcctgctgagaAAGCACCCTCACCTTATTATCCTCCTATGATGAAAGACATCCAAGTACCAGAAAACCAGTACACCTCTTCAGATGACACAGTGGGAATGGCATTTGTCGAGCACTCTTACAGAGTAGCTGAGACTTGTGCAGAAGAGGCCAGTCAGAGCCTGCTAAGTGGTGCTGACACTGAAGCTGAAATGGTGGTTGAGGATTCAGTTTATTGCTACCACATTACAACAAATGACATTACTGAGGATGTCATGGAAGAGGTCCATGATATAAAAAGCTGTCTAAAGGAGCCTGATGAGAATCATGATGAGGAAGAGAAG gTAATGAAGGAGGAATTCCAAGAAGCTGAGGGTGCAATCATAGACCGGGATTCATCTGACAGGAAAACCAAACAAGAGGGCAAAACCAGTCATATCAGTGAAAACGTTGATGTTAAGGGCGTAAGCGTTAATGAATTCCCAGGTGAGAGAAACAGAATGGGATCCAGCTTGGAAGAACCTGTCATTTATTTGGAAGATGCACCTGTCCCTTGTATTTGTAACATCAATGATGAGGAGCTTGTGGAAGAGAATATAGATAGTGTTGTTTTCAGCAATACTGGCAGTTTTCACCTCTctacagaggaggagaagaaagctgAGTGTGAGGTGGCAGAGGAGGAGTGTAAAGATTACTGGCTAATTACCCAACAAGCTGTGATTCACTCTTCAACATCTGAACAAGATATAAATCTACCATCTACTAAGCAGGACCAGAGCGATCATGCCACAGATGAGGTGGTTCCTCTGATTCAGGATCATGTTGAAATGTCTAAGGAAGTTTCTGGTAAAGAACAAGTGAACAAACTTACTGCTATTGACACAGACATGCCACAGCTCAATGAGAATGAAGGAGAGATTGaacaaaagaagagaaatggGTTTACTTGTAGTCAAGAGGATGTTGTTCTTGATGACAGTGATGATAAAATGAAAGGGAACAGGTTGGAAAATGATGACATTGCTGCCCATATTGAAGAATGTGAGACTTTGATTGTTGAAAACAACCCTGATCTGTGCTGTTTGAGTGCACACATAAAAGCAGAAACCAAAAACGATGGTCTCTCAGGGGTCATCACTGATGCAAAAACTGACATTGATACTGAGGATAAGACACTGAGGATTGATACTGAGGATAAGGCTACTGATTCTACAATTCTGGGGTCTCAGATGCCTTCCCATGATGCTGGCAGTGAgcctgaaaacactgaaaatgacaCAACAGTGTTGTTGGAAGAAAAATGCACTGACCTGGTGTGTGAGTCTGATGTTCCTTCTTGCCCAGAAGACCAACAAAGTATCCAAAAGATACAAAATGAAGATATTGACAAGGCTGGTGAAAACATTAATTTCTCTATAACAGCTGAAGAAGTAACTCCTCCACATGTGTCCTCTTGCTACAGAGAGCAGAAAACTGTTGAAAAGATTGATCATGACTTTGAGAGTGTTGCTGCTATTGCTGATGCTCTTGTAAGTATAACTGCGGCTGAAGAAACACCTTTTCCTCAACTGATTTGCCAAGATCAACAAAGTGACCAAATGGACAGTCCAAATTTGGATGTGACAGAGGTAACTTTTGCTTCTGATACTGCTGTGTGCAATAATGTTTGCCCTAACGCACTTTTAATTGCACAAGAAATGACTTCCTCTGACATGTTATCTTCCCCCCAAGACCAACAAAATGACCATGGGAAAAattctgaaacttttgatgAGGTGGAGGTTGCTGCTGCATCTGATGCCCCTGCTTGCAATGCTAGCTTGATCGAGCCATTTATAGCTGTAGAAAAACCTCATCCTGACTCAATGCCCCCCAACCAAAACCGATTAGTTATTGATTTGGAAAATACTGAAACTCCAGATGAAACAAGAGCTACTTCTGTTTCTGATACATTTGCTTGTGATAAGGCCAGCATTGCTTCAACTACAATATCTGAAGAAACATCTCATGAAGACATGATGTCCGTCTGCCAAGATGGACTTAGTTATTCAGTGAAAGATAATGATTTTCCTGGAATGACCACTGGTGTTGCCCCTGTGGCTGTAGACATTAGCTCTCCCATGTGTCCAATTTATTTGCCATCTTTCGAGCAAAGTGAGCTGTGTGATAATGACTTATCATCTCCTGGTCTTGGTAAGGAGAGTGGGATTTCAAGCATGGCTGTCAGCCCAGACCTTCAAGATGCCAGTAATGCATTTGATGTGACTGTTGAAAATATTGTGGTTCCAGTCAGAGACTGTGATCTTCTGTTTTCTGCACCAACAGAATCTAGATATAGCCTCTTTGCTACTGATGTAGCTGTATCTTACagtaatgaaaataaagcagcTATGATATTTGGACCCTATCCCTCACATCCACCGAAGCCATCCCACAGTGATGTTGAAGACTGGATAAATTCTGAATCTTTTGCAGCCAATGAGGACATGTTTGGTCATGAGATTGAGGATAGGTACCACAGAGAAATGGATCAGTTTATGGCACAGATAGTCGACAGTGTTACTTGCCTTGCTGATGAGTTAAAAGAGGAGACAGAAAAGAAGGCTGTTGAGGTTGTAAGGATAATTGAGAAGAAAGCAGAAGTAGGTGTTGAAAAGAAAGGAGAgtcaaaagaagaagaggatgaagcAGTAGACTTTGAAAAGACTGACATCAGTATCATGGAGGCGACTATGGACAATAATGAATGGATCACAGATAGTAACTACCCAGTACTTCCATGGATGAACCTTTCTGCCCCAACTATTGCCCAAGaccacacaaaacaaaacaagatgtCCACTGAAGAGAGCTCTGCTGAGACAGAAAACACTTGTTTAGATACAACAGATGTCCCACCTGCCACTGAGGTCAAACAAAGCTGCACTCTCTCCCCTGCTGATGAAAACtctgaaaattacaaaaaggtTCTAGCTGTCCAGCCTATGCCCCAGAGCGTCAACGTTACCTTCCGTGTCCATTATTTTCCTCAGTCACCATATCAGACGGTGGCTGTCACAGGAAACCAGCAGGAACTGGGGAACTGGAAGGAATTCATCCCACTCGAAAGGGCCAAAGATGGGCACTGGGCCGTATTGGTCAGCCTGCCTGCAGAGAGCCATGTGGAGTGGAAGTTTGTGCTGTTGGACAAGGGGGAGGTGTGTCGCTGGGAGGAATGCGGTAACCGCCTCCTGGAGACAGGATCCGGAGATGACTTGCTTGTGCACAAATGGTGGGGATTCTTGTAA